AGGTTTGAGAGGAGAGAAgctcctcccctcttctcatcAGCCACCAGGAAATCCAATAAAACGTCAGGGCCCCTGGGTCGTGGACCCCGGGTTGGCTGCCTCGCCCTTCAAGAGGCAAGAATCGCGTGCCCTGCTGGAGCCAGCTCTGATCCACAGACTTAGCACTCTGAGTCCTCTTTGGACCCAAAGCTGACTTATTCTGTTCCCCTGTCGCCACCCAAGCTTCCGTTCCACGCCCCCCGCACCGCCCGCTGCTGCTGCCTTCACGTGCTTCCCCGCAGCTCCCTGTCTCTGGAGCCCCTCGGAGCCTCTGAACCTGCCTTACACCTCAACACCTCCCGCCTTCCCATCTCTTTACCTGGCCTGATGAACTCGGCCAGCCCTGCAGAGCAGGCAGCAACACGAGAAAAGCTTTGGGGGAGCCAACATCATAAAGAGAAAGGGTCCTGGCATTTTCCAGAGGGCGGGAACATGCCCAGAGGCTCCagggggccagggccaggccctcCTGGCCTCCAACTTGGGCCTCCATCCAACTGGGCCTCTTGAGGGCATGACATTGAAGACAGGGTGAATACAGGACTTCGTGCCATAAGACTGGCGGCAACCGCCATCCCCAGTCGGCCTCGGGCCCCTCCCTTCAAGCCCCTGACCTGTGTTGCAGACCAGGAGCTGTGTGAGAAGGGCTGGACCAAGTTCCAGGGCCACTGTTACCGCTACTTTCCCGACCGCGAGACCTGGGTGGACGCCGAGAGCAGGTGTCGGGAGCAGCAGTCACACCTGAGCAGCATCGTCACTCCCGAGGAACAGGAGTTTGTCAACAGTGAGTGTGGCGGGGCCTCTGGCACCTGGGAGGAGAGTGGTCATGTGGGCGAAGGGCCTCACTTGCCAGAAGTCAGCAGACTTGGGCCCAGGCGGGCTGCACGGGTCGGGGACAGCGAAGGGTGTTTCTGTAGCCTAAGGGCCCCGAGAGACGAGGACAGAGGTCTTTGGGGCCAACGGCTCTGGCTGCACCCAGGACAGCCAACTGTCTGTCAGAGTCAGCCCCAGACTAGCCTTGTGGCTGTCACCAGTCTGTGCCAGCTCGGGGAGGTGGTCCAAAGTGGTTGAACACGCCTATGCTGAGACTCTTGTCAGGACCTCAGAGGCAGGTGCCATGCTCCCAGGAGCCCAACCTGCTCCTGCCGCCCCTCCATCCCCTCTGCCTCTGTGAGCTCAACTTTCTCAGACACCCTCAGGGTGTCCAGCACCATGCCCAAACCCACATCTTCTCTCCAGACAATGCCCAAGACTACCAGTGGATCGGCCTGAATGACAGGACCATCGAAGGGGACTTCCGCTGGTCAGATGGACACTCCTTGGTGAGTTCTGCAGGGGCACCGGGGAGAGTTGgcagcccagaggagggagatgaggacCCCCAGAGGGAGACACATTCAGACGGCATGCAAATGCTCCCTGAGCAGCTGCTGGACCGGgagctctgagggcagggaccatgtctcgTCCATCTCTGCCTTTGGAGACCAGCCCAGGCTGGATGAGCTGAGTGAATAATTGCATGCAGGAAGCGGGGTGAGGAAGGCAATGAATGAATGCAGGCCAACCACCATGGGGGATCCATGGAAGCTCTCAAGGGGTTCCTTGCCCACAGACAACTCCAGTCACCtcaaggagacagacagacagaaagcaaCACAGATTTCAGATGAACAGGATACTTAGTAGATGCTGCAGGTCAGCAAAGGCAGGCTCCCTGGAAGAGCTGACTGCCAACAGGgccgtgggggaggggagcagttaCATTAGAGGAAAAGGGACTCTGCTTGTCCCGGGGccaggctggagggagaagcGGGGGAGGCACAGTCTGGACTTGGAGCATGCCACCCAGTCCCACCCCAGCAAGGCAGCCTGCGCGAGCAGCCCCTGTGGCCCATATGGAAGAGGAGCGTGGTGGCCGCTCCTTAACAGGGGCGGTGAAGCCTGGGGTCCTGAGTTTCTGAGAAAGGACACAGCCGGGCGGTGAGGCCAGTTCTTTGGAGAGCCCATGGGACAGCCCTGCCCAGGCTCCCAGCAGTCTTTGCGCCACTGCCAGAAGGGAAAGGAGCCCGCGGAAGGGCTTGATGGCTGGGGGAGAAGGCGGGGGTCAGGCCAGGCTGTGccacccctgccctctgctcacCTCTCCCCCACGCCCACTCACAGCAATTTGAGAACTGGCGCCCCAACCAGCCCGACAACTTCTTCACGGCCGGCGAGGACTGCGTGGTGATGATCTGGCACGAGAAGGGCGAGTGGAACGACGTGCCCTGCAATTACCAGCTGCCCTTCACGTGTAAAAAGGGCACGGGTGAGTGGCGGCCTGGGAGGGCCCACGTGAACAGAATCAAGACTTCAGCTCCCGCTTTGTGACCTGGGCCAGTCCCTTGTCTCTTGGCTGCTGATGTCACTTCACCTGCACCACAAGCAGATTGGAGCTGACGTGGGGCCCTCTCCTCACGCCAGCATCCCAGGGCCGATGGCAGGTGCAAGTCCACTCCTGGGGACCGTGGACAGGGACAGGCAGAGGGTGAAGGCCACAGGCTGGAGCACAGACCCCTGCTCCACACGTGCACACAGTCCCGTGGAGATCGGCACAGGAGCTCACCCGCGATGGCACATGCGTTGGGAGCCTCCCTCTCTTTGGGTCCCCAAGCCCGTCACTCACAGCCAGAGTTGTCAGGCCTTGATCCTGGTGTTAAGTCTGTGACGTGGAGGTGCTAGTGGCACACGCCCACCTGGTCCTGCCCCTGGCCTCACCCCATGCTGTTAGGTCTCACTCTCCCTGCACTGATGTTTTCATAAAGAAGGCAGGTCTGCCGGGCTCTCGCCCCCTTTCCCCACCTTTCTCCCTCTGGTTGTCTTCTCCTCGTCCCCTTAGGCCCTTCCTTtgattcccttccttctgctctgagtCATCGAGGAACCCAGGGCCACAAACAGTGGTTTCCAGATTCTTAGCCTGGCATGAAAATGCCGCTTTGCCAGCAGCCAGGGCTCACGGCTGGGTGTCCGGGCTCGATGTCCcttccctgggctctgggctgtCTCATGGCAGCCAGAGGAGCCACACCGGCTCCTCACCGGCCTGGCGCATCACAGGAGCCCTTTCTGAagactgtctgtctgtccctcagTGGCCTGCGGAGACCCCCCTGTGGTGGAGCACGCCAGGACCTTTGGGCGGAAGAAGGCGCGGTACGAGATCAACTCCCTGGTGCGGTACCAGTGCACCGAGGGCTTTGTCCAGCGCCACGTGCCCACCATCCGCTGCCAGCCCAGCGGACAGTGGGAGGAGCCCCGGATCACCTGCACAGACCGTGAGcaccaccccacccacccctcgCTGAGCACAGCGTCCCATCCCGccagcacctcctcctccctgcGTCCGGGGCCCGGCGGTGGCTGGCCCTCTCCTGGGGATCCTGGACACCAGCCGTCTGCACCAGCCATGAGGGCAGCGAGGCCAGGGGGCTGCTTGTCACGGGGCACTGCCCTCAGCCCCCAGGGGGGCTTACTAAGAAAGCAGGGGGCCCGCTGTCCTTTGCAACACCAGCCCCTTAGCCCAAGTTGTtgccaagaaaaattaaaactgggaAGCGGGTAAACCCCCCAGGCTGCCCTCTGGAGCCCCTGGTTTCTGCggagaggggagcaggcagaggaggggcacGATGAGGAGGGCTCAGCCCTGCTTTCTTCCCGGGGGCTCACTAGGATTTTTCCATCTCCCCTTCACCTCAGCCGCCAGCTACAAGCGCAGACTACAGAAGCGGAGCTCCCGGGCCCCACGGAGGAGCCGCCCCAGCACGGCCCACTGAAAGGGGCTTCCCGGACGCGCCCAGGATGCTGAGCCCAGGAGCCTTGCCAGGCTGACATCCCACACGGATGGTGTCCTCTTCTTGTCGCTTTCTGTCCTCTAAGGAATTccattaaagaaggaaaaacataaatcCCACCTTGTGTATgcacccacccccccacccccagatcaCCGACACTTCGTCTGATTTTCTCCCTCAAATGCCGAAGCACAGCAAATGTATCGTAACCCGTGGACTGAGTTTAGAGACTTTTCTTCAATCTCCCGATGTGCCTTTCCAAGGACCAGTGCAGGGacagggggagaaggggaggggttAAGTTAAATAAAgaagattattttttgtttcctgactTTATCCAAGAGCAGTGGAATCGTTGGTTCTTTCTTCTCCAGGGAGAgctagggaggagggaggaaggggcagaaggAGCTGGAAGGGCAGAAGCCCCAGGGCATGAAGAACTCGGGAGCCGCAGCTGAATGTATCCGATGAGAAGGGGCCGGGCCGGAGCAGGAGAAGCCACACCATCCCTGTCGGGGAGAAGCCGGGGGGAGAGCGGGTGGGTTCCGGCCGAGGGTGAGTGGGCAGGAGCGAGCCATCCAGGGGTCTTCTGCTGCATGGGGATCTGCTTCCCTCCAAGGGTCCCTCTTCCAGCGTCCTCTCCCCCAGGGCTGTCTGCCACCCTAGCAGGTGTGGCTCtcggcagggctgggtgggggcaCTTCCTTCCCAGCGGGAGCGCCccctcaccctctcccctcccccccaccccacccccgggaCCGTGCGGGCACCAGGGTTCCGAGcacctatttatattttttgaaaactgaagattatgataattataataataaagacaTTGGAAGagatctgtttcttttcttttcccttctttttttgaTTGAAAGAGAAGGCAGCCACCGTCCAGAGGCTACTGAAGTGGCTTTTAGAAATGGGGGCAGTGGGGACATGTTTTGATCAAATGGCCGCAAATTGGTGTGAATCTGGGCCTGTTCAGAAAGCCTGGGGACAGTCACACGCGTTGTGCTTTATTTTTACGGGGGTGCTGATGCGTTTGATGGATTCTCTGCTccgtgcgtgcgtgtgcgtgtgtgtgtcagTCAATGGGTGCTGCGTGTGGATTTGTGGGCGGCACACTGTCGAAGGACAGCTCCAGGGAGACACGTGGCCACCTTGCAGAGTTTGTTCTTTGATATCACGCTGTTGCTCACACAGAAGGAGTCGGTTGGTAGTGTGAGCCCAAGAACAGAGGCAATATCAGGATTtaggagaacaaaaaaaaatcGCAGCCCGCCTGGAAACAGTGACTCTTGCTTACACATTTTGGGGTAAGTTGGTTGGCTGGCCACTGGCAAAAATGTCTGGGCATCCTGCTTTTAAGTAGGCTCTAGGACATCACTGAAGATGGTTTCGATTGTTTATGGATTCCCCCACAACCTGGAGTCAGGCCGGAAGTGCGTGCCTGGTGGCCTCCCTCCACCGGCCTCTCTGGAGGAGGCAGGTTGGCACCACCCCCTCATCAGAGTTGCTCAGTGGGCGttgagtctgtgtgtgtgaacACGTCTGTGTGTTGGTTAGCGTGTGCCAGTGTGAgttcagtgtgtatgtgtgtggttgaGTATCTCTCCGTGAATCCGTACGTGTGCCCAGGTTGTTGGCAGCTCTGGAAAGAATGAGTGGACCAGAGTGGAGGGTGCGGCGATGGTCACATAGCAGGGCTCAACGATCACACAATTTGTCAATTAATGGACGGAGTAGTTGGGAACACAACTATGTCAGTAGTTTTCCAACTTGAGCCTACACCAGAAATCAAGAGGGCTTGTGATAACACAGAGCACTGGCCCCAATCCGGggtttctgactcagcaggtctggggtggggcccaggaatttgcatttctaacaagttcccagtgatgctgatgctgctggccacactttgagaagcactgggctACATGAAGAACTGACTGACTAACTGACAGTGAGTGGCAGAGGTGTGCCAGTGCAGAGGCAACTGGTCCATTTcctgaggctggggtgggggttggggggcagagggtgaggcacagagagggctggTCCCTGAGATCCCTGGCCTCCGAGATTTTCTGAGGGGCacagcctcctccagctcctgagAGGCACCTCCCACtcctgtgctgggccctgcagACACAGAGCCCAGGAGCGGGGATGGTGGGGAAGCAAGCTGGAGCCACAGCCGCTAGGCTAGCACTCGAGGCAGGGTATGCCACGGAGCAGGCAAGGCCAGAACCAAGTCAGCCTGAAGGTGTAGGCCATGGacttccctgcccaccccactgGACGGACCCCAGCGACCTCTGAAACCTAGGATAGAATAGACCCCCCCATGCCCActgggcagggagctgggccCCAAGACTGAACAAGATGCGGAGCGAGACCGAGAGGAGGGCCGGGATGGAAGAAGGAAGCTTAGCACCTTTATTGTCCAAGGAAAGCACACACACCTGAGGGCCACTCCCCAAATCGGGAAAAGCGGGAACAAAATACGGGCTCTTTGGGACCAAGAGAGAAGGGGAGCATGCGGGgaatttctcccttccccaggatTTCACACCGAAGCCCAGGGACCCGCTCCCAGCCCTGGTCCTCAGCGTCGCTGATCTGGTCCAGCAGCTTCACAGAGAAGCAGGAGCGGGCAGGAGACTGCGAGGCCCACAGCCCAGCTCTAGAGCCCCCTGGCTGCCCTGTCCACCCAGGCTGGAGCCAAGGACAGCTGTGGCAGCCACGCCTGCCTCCTCATGTCACTGTCCCCTCGGGCATCAGCCCCCGGGGCAGGGAGAGCGGCTGGACTCAGTGACGGCAGGGAGCCCTCTCGAGCCCCCGAGGCTCAAAGGGCcagaggagaggggcaggaggatCCTGGAGCGGGGAGCCTTGGGGTGTCCGCCTGAGCAGAGGGAGGATCTGGGAACTGTAGGATTTATGaaaaattgtaataattttttttaaattttaagttgaCAAGtataaaaacaagatgaaaacCACCCCAACTGGAAGGGGAACATGAAGCAGTCAATAAATACAGCCCGCGAGGGGAGGGGCGGGCGAGTCAGGAGCCGTGAGGTCTAGCGCGGCCGGTAGCAGTAGACGCCGTACTCTCGGCTCTGTGGGTCTGGGAAACCGAAGCTGCGGACACCAGGCTCCAGGGACCCGCAGTTGGGACGTGGGTGAGCCACAGGGTAGCGGGCGCTGCCATCGGCCAGCCAGCCGGCATCGCAGCGGTCCAGGCCACGGAACTTCCAGGCGGCAAAGAGCTGGCCCACCGTGGCGATCTGGGCGCCGTCCTCCTGGCAGGCCTCCCTTGCCTCCGCCAGCGTCAGCTTCTCGGGGTGCTCCAGGTAGTACACCCGCCCTGCAGGCAAGTGGGGCATGAGGGCAGGGCAGCAGGGGGGCAGCCGGAGAAGACAGCAGGGCCTGCTTCTATGCCAGCTCATCCAGACATTACAACCGGGCCCCAAACCCTGACAACGGAGCCCATGCTGTCGGCATCTGCAGTGGACACTTCAAGGGGCACCGTCCCCCTCCTCATCCCATCTCTGAGAGCTCCATCTCgcctgccctggggctggggtcccCTAGTCATGTCTGTACTCCTCCCACCCTTCCCTAACTGCACCCTCGGTGGGCGCCCCACTTAGGCTTGACTGATCAGCATCTCTCATCTGCTCCATcacttactgagcacccactatgtggcaggcactttTCAAAGTGCTGGGGATATGGCACGGAAccaatttctgtttttagtttatcTTCCCATGAAGTGAGCCGCTTTATAAAGAGAGGCTGTGTTTTATGCGTCTTTGATGCCCAGAGCCTAGTCTTGGCCCCAGCACGTagtaggcactcaggaaatgtttgatgaatgaataaaccaatGATTGGTGGGAAGCAGCAGGAGAGCACTGAAAACTCAGCCTGGCTTCCAGATCTGCGGGGGCTCCAGACCTCCAGGAGGAGGTGCCGGCAGGGCAGGCGGAGGGATCCAGAAGCCCCCCAGGGGCTTCCCTCCCACCTGCAGGCCTGGGCCCGGCCGTCCCACTCACCCCTGAGGGCCGCAGCGAAGCAGAACACGTCATAGCGGTGCAGGCGGCGGTGGCGGGAGCCATAGCTGCGCACGCCGGGGGCCAGGCCCAGGCCGCCACAGGGCCGCCGGGCCTGCGCGATGGGGTACTGCACGGAGGCGTCCTGTAGCCAGCCCGCGTTGCACCAGTCCAGGCCCTCCTCCCAGGCCCGGAACAGCTGCTCGAAGGACGCCACCGCCGCGCCCTGCTCCTCGCAGGCCTGCTGGGCCTCGTGGAAGTTGAGCTGGTAGCGCCCCTGGGGGGGCTGGTAAGGGAAGACCACACCtggggagggaagacagaggggcttggaggggtgggcaggggcccAGTGGCTGGAGACCCCAGTGCCCTGCCCCCATGTCCACTGGGACATACATATgctccctcaacacacacacacacacagtccctcTCAGCAGCTCAGCGAGCCTGTCACCTCCTGTCCATCATCCAAGTGCAAGGCAAGCCGACCTCTGCTTTACACCTCCCTCCTAGAACTGGGCTGGCACACATCAGGACTCAGCAAACGTTGATTAAGGTAATTAATTAATCAGCCAACTAATGTGCCCAACTATCGAAGGGAAATAATCCCTAATTCTCAGGGCTGTTGCGAGAACCCCAGTGCTATGGTCTCGGGGTGTCCCCCCAGactcctatgttgaaatcctaacccctaaggTGATGGTGTTCAGAGGCGGGGCCTTCAGGAGGTGCTcagattagtgcctttataaaggagaccccagagacAGCCCCGCACcagccccttccaccacgtgaggacacagtgagaaatctgggaggtggaggagggtcCTCCCCCAGCcaggctggcaccctgatctcaggcttccagcctccagaactgtgagcagtaAGTGTCGTTTCTACGCCCCCTGGGCTGTGGTGGTCTGTTCCCACAGCCAAGCCCACTACGACACCAGTGAGGGTGCGCGGTCTCTCCAGCACCTGCCTCTGGGGGCAGGTGTGGCTCCCAGCCCCGCTCTCAGTAGCTGGGGCCTGATCATCTATGTCATCATTAATTTGGAAGCTTCTTGGGAGAATACAAGAAACTTTCCAAGTGTGACAGACGATTTTCAGGGGAAGGGGAGGCCCTAGAAGCCGTGGGACGAGGAGGGGGTCATAAAAGGCCTTAATAAAGGGGGCTTGAGGCCAGGGAGGTCCCCGGGTTGGGGGCTTCCCCTCCTGGTGCCAGGGTCTGGTAGGGGCCACAGGGTCCTCTCAAAAGTCACCACTTGTGTTTGAAATTTTACTAtaatgaaaagtttttttaaacatctaagACCCGGTCTCTAGCACATCAGATAAACCTTAAGGAGACTGGTGTACCTAGCGGCCTGGACTGGCATGGCTGAGAAGCAGGGCCTGGAGTCCTCGGAAGCTCCTCCCTGTGGCCAGGGGCCGGGAACCATCCTGGGCCCCACACCCCCAATCTCCTCTGGAGCAGGAAGCCAGCCGCCTGGGCGGAGCGAGGTCGAGGGCACAGAGAGGTCTGTGGGCCTCGACAATCAGCTCACACCTCCGTGTGTGTCTGCAGGGGAGTTATTTCACACCTGGTTCCATCCCAAATTCCTTCCTTTGAAACCCCCGGAACGGAATGAGGGCTCCCTGTTTCTCTCCGGTCCCCTGTAGACAAATGACTCTCACAGGCTCCCTCCCAGCGCCCACCATCCCCAACATCAGGGATGGGAAATGTAGCCCCTCTGGGCCACCATCTAAGCCACATGGACTGGGGAAGTGGATGCTGGTGGCAAAGGTCTGCCATTGATTGAGCTAGGCCTTGACACACATTCGACCCTCATCTCCTCTGAGGGAGGTCAAGGAGGAACTACCCTCGTTCCTCAGTTTACCCATGAGGGCTCTGGAGCTCTGGGGGGAGGAGGCATTTACCAGGAGCCACAGCTGGGATTGGGTGGACATGGAGACAAGTCATCTTTTTCCACCCCCCAAGCTGCTCCCTAACAGGCAGGAGAGATATGAGGACACACCTCCCGTcctagacacagagaacagaagTCACGTAGAGACCTCACCTGGGGCCCACATACGGATCTGGCTTGCAGGGTCTAACTGGTTTAGACAGcactgagggtttttttaaataggagatttttacagaaaaatccAGAGAGTTCACATAAAAATATCAGCTTCTCTTGTCAAATCAGAAAATCTGGCTGGTTGGGCCTCCTTCTGGGATGGCATCATCAGCTGGGCCCTTTGGACGGAATGAGGGCTCGGCAGTGTGCCCCAGTCCCCACTGCTCCCTATCACCTGGCACTCGTCTGTGTTGCCTGCCAACCCGGCCtgaatctcagctctgtctctaattagctgtgtgaccagctcctgctttcctctctctgaaTGGGGTGTGAGTGAGAGGCAGTGGATTCTGGAGACTGACTGCCTGGCATCAAATCCCTACTCCACCACTTatgagctatgtgaccttaggtaagttacttgacctctctgtgcctcagtttcctcatctgcacaatggggGTGATAGTAACAGTAGCTTCCTCATGGGTTTGTCTTGAAGATTAAATGTTTTCCTGTTTAAAGCACAAAGGTCTGGATGCTTCCCGGGGCCCTCTCCCCTCGGCCCCCGGGGTCCCAGCATCATGCACCCCCGTCAGGGTCTCACCCCGCAGCTCCAGCTCCACCAGGCCGCTCTCATCTTCCAGCCCGTCAATGACCTCGCAGCGGTAGCGCCCGGAGTCCTCCAGCCGCAGGTCCTGCATCTCCAGCGACGCCTCGCGCTCCCCGTCCCGCCGCAGACGCACCCGGCCTTGGTAGTCTCCGAAGGAGCGGTGTCTCAGCCCAATGGCCACCAGCACGTCCTGCTCGGGGGCCCCGTTCTCCGACAGCTTCCACCATTTGACGCGCACgggcctgggggaggccaggGCCGGCGCGTAGTGGTAGCGGCAGGGCAGGGTCACATTGGCCCCTTGGTGGGAGAACAGAGTCTCCTGGGGCGTGTCCACCACCAGCTTCACTCCGTTGAAGAggcctgggggggaggggggtgcagAGGGGGATCTCATCCCAGCTCCCGCCAGGCTGCCCGCCTCCCTGTATCCACGCTCTGCATCCAGCTCCTTCCATCAAGAGGCGACTGCTCCCCCCTCCCTTGAACCTGTGCTGGCCTTGCCACTTGCTGTGACCAAATGGACGTGGCGGAAGTGACGGCTGCCTTGTGCCTGTTTtgagcccaggccccaggggacCCTGCGGCTTCCACTTTCGGGACCCTGCCAGCCGCCATCAGAGCACACCTGGGCTCACCTGCTGGAGGACGAAAGCGCAGGGAGCCGTCCCAACTGGGGCCATCCGGGACCAACCAGCCCGCCCCCGACCTGCCCGCCAACTGCAGGCACAGTGAGCGCGCCCAAATGCTGCCCCACGGAATCACGAGCAAAACAAATGGCTGCTGTCTCAAGCCGCGAAGTTTGTTGTGCAGCAAAAGCTATGTGATGTGGCAGGCGA
The DNA window shown above is from Equus quagga isolate Etosha38 chromosome 2, UCLA_HA_Equagga_1.0, whole genome shotgun sequence and carries:
- the HAPLN3 gene encoding hyaluronan and proteoglycan link protein 3, encoding MHDAMGLLVLLLLPLAGVSGLPFYNGFYYSSSPVGNGHGEGLFNGVKLVVDTPQETLFSHQGANVTLPCRYHYAPALASPRPVRVKWWKLSENGAPEQDVLVAIGLRHRSFGDYQGRVRLRRDGEREASLEMQDLRLEDSGRYRCEVIDGLEDESGLVELELRGVVFPYQPPQGRYQLNFHEAQQACEEQGAAVASFEQLFRAWEEGLDWCNAGWLQDASVQYPIAQARRPCGGLGLAPGVRSYGSRHRRLHRYDVFCFAAALRGRVYYLEHPEKLTLAEAREACQEDGAQIATVGQLFAAWKFRGLDRCDAGWLADGSARYPVAHPRPNCGSLEPGVRSFGFPDPQSREYGVYCYRPR